The genomic DNA GTCATGACAAACGGATCGATTGTGTGATATTTTATTcgagataaatttgaaaatatcttttatcatgacaaatcaattggATTATGTGACATTTTATTGGAATTGGATTTGaaatatagaaaaagaaagaaattaaaaaattttggaaatataaatttttttaaaaaaaaaaagaggagagggAGTGGAAAAAAATTCCCCACTCGCTGCTAGGGCCCAAAATGGGACCTATAATAaaatctataatatataatatataatttgaaattttttaaaagttttgacATTCTTACCTCCAAACATAAGAAAAAATCACAAAGTGATGTAccttattttttcaataataatagaGGTATATAAGTCTAGTACAATAAtatgaattaaaataaaatataaatttcacTGATGAGAATCGACATGACAACGTCTTGTACTTACACTAAAACCTCATCCTctatatctttatatataggcttgtgtgtatatatattcctaACCTTAAATGATTGTATCTGACATGCGATCTCTTTCCTAGAAGAGCTATTTAGTAACTAAGGCATAGTTGGTTAATCAGGCATTTAAAGTAGtcaattaatctatatatataataattcaaaGTAATCTCGTCGAGAGCTTCCGATTTATTTGTTGAGGAGCTTCCACATAAGCATTCTCGAAAAATAAGAAGTTAAGGGTTTATCGTCTCTTCACGTTCTCCACTtttacttttctaatttttattcttaCCTCTTTATTTCTCtagaaattaatgaattttgaatttctcaaaaagaaaattcaatatattccCAACATGCTCTTGCGTCTCCTGAAAGTACAAACAACGGGCATACTGAATGACTAGTTAAATAGTAACTTGTTAAGTCACCTGTTAATCAGGCTTAACCGGGCCTTCTATCGGTCCATGTCACAACAGGCCCGTTATATGCAACCCACATATGTACTGCAGTTGAAGGTCTACTGTCGGTCAAAAGGTCCGTCAAAACTGGGTTAAAGCCGGGTAGATTAGTCAAAGAACCGGGTGGTTTTGCGCAGGGACAGGCGGGTGCTGCAGATCCTTGATAGATTCGACCACTAGCACCGTCCAAGACAAAATTGACCATTTCTCATCCAAGCCGAGCTTGCAGGGTCTCGACCAAGTCGGTTTTCCACCCGGTCCTTAATTTGCCAAGCTCAACAGTGATCGAGGAAAACGTGCGAGTGTATTGCTGTGCTAGTAGTGCTCTCCCATGAATTACGACTATAGAACGAGAAGTTCTGAAAAACACTCGTATATCGTTTACAGAATTTGATGCATTAagccaaataaaataattatcggGAGTGCTCGGTTACTCCAGTAAGCCGGATATCGGGCCTTAGGGATGAAAATGAGAGATGATTCGAATCAATGGCATTAGACATTGTCATGTAAGCTGACATTTTAACAGATAGATTGCGGGTTTTACGAGTgattcatatgtttttttttttttttttccctcaaagAGACATAGACAGGCTGCTTAAAATATTACTCCAACACACTGTCTTTACACATATTCCACAACGCATTATTTCACATCCTCTTTAGTTAGTTAATACTAAGATAGTAAAGtactaaattaattatgaaaggaTTTGTCGACAACCACAATCAAACTAGCGTGTCTCACGCCACCAATAGATATCTGggaattaagtaaaaattttccactgaaattacaaagaaagaaattcaaaataaaaataacaattaaaaatgtattaatattttataacaaATTGATTGGATGTCATGAGAAGCTTGATAGGCTCATTAAGGAATTGATGCGGAGCAAGTAATAGGTGACTTCATGGAGAATTGGGATTTACGAAAGATTAAGTAACGATAGTAGCTTCGGTGCCATAACTCCCACCAGTCTGTGTCCCAGCATCAAATCAGCCAACGTGCTCAGTGCCTTAGCAATAGATCGTTCGTGCTATAGCATTGACTCCCAAATTTCAAGATAGTTTGCACGGTGCTTAAAAACCAAATTTCATTGCCGTAGCACTGTCCTGCTGCCCAAGAAGCCTCAGCCGAGATTTTCCTTAGTTGTGaagattttttattaatttactaTCAAATTAGCCTAATGTTGTGTCTCCTTATTTTGTTGGTTTCCTTATTGTCATTTTGTTGCGTCTCCTTATTTAATTCATGCCACTCTAATGTAAAACGACTGAGGTACGTAGATATTTATATGATCAAGTatattttgtaatattaaGCTACTCAAGAACACAGTATGTGATACCTCGCCTTGAGATTGTTGTGCATGAGACCACAGGGGAAAACGGAAAAGCCAAGCCACACTTAAACCTCACTCTATTTGTTAATGTGGAATATATCTGTGATGTCATCTATGGTGATATCCACGGTTATGCATTATACGAAGTATTAGATAATTTCAGGGGTGAAATGTATGTAGTTTTGAATGCTCAATCAATTATATGAAATTGATTAGCACGACAATTGAACATGCGATATGGTAATAAGTACCGCATGAATACCAAGGCAAAACATAAAGAAGAACAAACCATTAAGATCAAGAGCTAACCAATTAAAACTCACCCGTTTATCtgatcaaaaaagaaaaaagactaAGAAAATCGCCCGTATATGATCAAATGATCCTTCCTGCACGGGATATTGCTTTCACGGTCTATTTTCACCGAATTATTCGCTGCATGCAAACGAATATTTCAATTCTTTGTCCCCTCCCTTCCCCcaaaaagcaaaaagaaaaaagaacgaTATCTATTTTCTAatgaaaaataaggaaaactACCTTCATAATAAAAGCAAGAGCGAGTGGATTACGGGAACAAATTTTTCCGTGAAAAATATGATCCGTAGacattcttcttcttgttttttttttttgggtgaaaaacTGGTCGAGGCGAAAAGGCGCATAGTGTAGAGTATATCTCCTATGAATATAGAAGACCGATATGCCACATAAAGCGGGCAGCTGCCTCTTTTGACTCTTCAGAGTCCCGAAAATCTCTGCAAGAAATTGAATGCAATTATGAGCCGCTTGATAACAATCAATCAGTACCATCCATCGAAGACGGACATTAATAAGCGCAgttaatggaaaaataatgtGTGCCTTTCTTGAGAGTCTTAGTCAATGGTCAACATCAGCCCTTCCATTGCATTTGCTTGCCGGTCCATCATCGAACTAAAGCAGCTTCCACACGTCTAGTCACTAAAATTTCCCCTCTTGCTAGCTTAGCTGTATGGTAATTGAAAGTTAATAAGTTTCCAAAACTCATCTTTCAATCTCATGTGTATTCCgagtttattattaaatgaaacaCCATGAGTCGAATAACTAATGTTCAAATTAATGATCGTTCCCGACACGCAGCACGTACATAGTTCGAGTATAttgctacatatatattaagtatTTGCACAGGAAATGCATACGTATGTCGTCTGTTCGCACCACCGcgagtttaattaatttctcctAATTTCCATTAAGTCATGAGTCAAGTCTTGAAAAGTAAAACTTGCAATTGATCTGATCTGATCTTTTCAAAGTTCATAAATTTCCAAGCCTACTTTGGTAATTTAATTAAGTACCATTACTTCACCTATAAATACTTGCCCTATCTTCCTTCCCCCACGCACAGCTTAGGTAGAGAGAAAATCTACACACAGATACTCTCACAAAAAATATGGAGATCAGATCAGCCCTTTGTTTCTCGGTTCTGCTTCTCCTTGCCACTTCCATTAACGTAGCCATTGCTCAAAGCGCTTCCAACGTCAGGGCTACCTATCACTACTACAATCCCACCCAAAACAATTGGGATCTGGGCGCGCCCGCCGTGAGCGCTTTCTGTGCCACCTGGGATGCGAGCAAGCCCCTCGCCTGGAGGCAAAAGTATGGTTGGACAGCCTTTTGCGGGCCGGTCGGTCCTCAGGGCCAGGACGCCTGTGGCAGGTGCTTGAGGGTACGTAAAGCACATTAAGTAGTTAATCTCTATCTCCCTTATTTTGCATTCCATCATCACGAATGATGAAACATTCTCCCGACCAACGATGTTTGTGTAGACACCCAATGAAAGACTCATTAATCAGCTCGATCGTGCTTCGAAGGAAGAACGTACTTTCACGGAATTGGAACTTAGATATGTGTTATATTATCAATTACGTACGTACATCAATATTCCCCAAAAGACGTTTCAGTTGGCCAATATAAAAGCAAATTATTACACATGCAATTTCATTCGTTAAGGTACCACGAGAATTCTCGACGATAGAGCTGGGACGAATAAGTCAAATTTCAATAGTCTATGAGGATAGggttgaaaaaggaaaaagccCTGGGCCaattcattcatgtacatacgAAAGTCTTGGGCATAGTCATTCATACTTACGAAAACCCTAgttatcatattatatatatatatatatatacacacattttTTATAACTCAATCGAGATATATCAAAAGATAATCTCAGGATATATAAATGATATAATACTAGTTATCATATTAtaaattgtatatatagagAGCTTTTGTTCTAAATCAATATGGTGTAAATATTCATTCATCAGGTGACGAACACAAGGACCGGATCCCAAGCAACCGTTAGAATCGTTGACCAGTGCAGCAACGGAGGACTGGATCTGGACTATGAAGGCGTTTTCCGCCCTCTCGATACCGACGGAAACGGATATCAGCAGGGTCACCTTATTGTGAACTACGACTTTGTGGACTGCGGTGACTAGAGCAGCAGCACGATGAAGACCGTCCCATCGAAAATAAACATCGTGTACTAAATGTATCAAATAAGTGATAACGTACGTTATCTTATCTGTTGTTATGAAAAACAGAGACtgtaatagtaataataattgaacTTTCCATTATATCTACGGCTTTCTGGGACGTGACTGGACGATGATTTTCAATGTTACGGTGGGTCCATAATTCAGGCCCAGTGGGCCTTAATTGAACCTCTCGAACGTTAGGTACCGTCGAGCCCATGCGGGAGACTGCGGGCTGTGGGCCCCCTTTGAACATTGCGTGGGTCCCGCTGTCCAGTTGTTACGGTTGTGATTAGCGCTCATGGTCTACCGGCTGCACCGAATAATATACTCCTTCGGTCCTTCCATAGTCAGACATAGTCAATATTTTCAaagtgaaattatttttgtttttctattaGCGGAGTTGACCGGGAAATTTATCCGCAAGGATTTTTTAATGTTAATTTCAATATATGCACTCCGTAATTTAACTACTGTCGATGTTTTGGCGACAATTCTAATTTTAAGATGATGAAaggatattttatattttatattttccagTTTAATTACCCTATTAAGGAGTAATGTACATTATAcatgtttcctttttctttttttgggtgaatacaCATGTTC from Punica granatum isolate Tunisia-2019 chromosome 2, ASM765513v2, whole genome shotgun sequence includes the following:
- the LOC116198126 gene encoding barwin-like, producing the protein MEIRSALCFSVLLLLATSINVAIAQSASNVRATYHYYNPTQNNWDLGAPAVSAFCATWDASKPLAWRQKYGWTAFCGPVGPQGQDACGRCLRVTNTRTGSQATVRIVDQCSNGGLDLDYEGVFRPLDTDGNGYQQGHLIVNYDFVDCGD